The Pseudomonas iranensis genome includes a window with the following:
- a CDS encoding 2-hydroxyacid dehydrogenase: MKKQVLLYKKLSPALMARLQEQFDVTLIESLDADGLMQLRDALPRAQGLLGASLKLDAALLDLAPQLEAIASVSVGVDNYDIEYLNRRKVLLTNTPDVLTETTADTGFALILAAARRVVELANMVRGGQWSRNIGPAHFGTDVHGKTLGIIGMGRIGEALAQRGHFGFGMPVIYHSQSRKPAVEERFAAQYRSLEELLQQADFICLTLPLTAQTERLIGAEQFALMRPESIFINISRGKVVDEAAMIEALRTKRIRAAGLDVFEREPLNHDSPLLQLSNVVATPHMGSATHETREAMARCAVENLLAALNGQRPANLVNPLN; the protein is encoded by the coding sequence ATGAAAAAACAGGTCTTGCTGTACAAGAAACTTTCGCCCGCGCTGATGGCGCGCCTGCAAGAGCAGTTTGACGTAACACTGATCGAAAGCCTCGACGCCGATGGCCTCATGCAGTTGCGCGATGCCCTGCCCCGCGCCCAAGGTTTGCTCGGCGCCAGCCTGAAACTGGATGCGGCGTTGCTGGATCTGGCGCCGCAGCTGGAGGCGATTGCCAGCGTCTCGGTGGGTGTCGACAACTACGACATCGAGTATCTGAATCGGCGCAAGGTTCTGCTGACCAACACCCCCGACGTGCTCACCGAAACCACCGCCGACACCGGATTTGCCCTGATCCTCGCCGCTGCCCGGCGGGTGGTCGAACTGGCGAACATGGTCCGTGGCGGGCAGTGGAGCCGCAATATCGGCCCGGCGCATTTCGGCACCGATGTGCATGGCAAGACGCTGGGCATCATCGGCATGGGCCGCATCGGCGAGGCCCTGGCCCAGCGCGGGCATTTCGGTTTCGGCATGCCGGTGATCTACCACAGCCAGTCGCGCAAGCCGGCGGTCGAGGAGCGGTTCGCTGCGCAATATCGCAGCCTCGAAGAGTTGCTCCAGCAGGCCGATTTCATTTGCCTGACTTTGCCTCTGACGGCGCAGACCGAACGTTTGATCGGCGCGGAACAATTTGCGCTGATGCGGCCGGAGAGCATCTTCATCAATATCTCGCGGGGCAAGGTGGTCGATGAGGCGGCGATGATCGAGGCGTTGCGCACCAAGCGTATTCGCGCGGCGGGGCTGGATGTGTTCGAGCGCGAGCCGTTGAATCATGACTCGCCGTTGTTGCAGTTGAGCAATGTGGTGGCGACGCCGCACATGGGCTCGGCGACCCATGAAACCCGGGAAGCAATGGCGCGGTGTGCGGTGGAGAATCTGTTGGCGGCGTTGAATGGACAGCGGCCGGCGAATCTGGTGAATCCTCTAAACTGA
- a CDS encoding pyridoxal phosphate-dependent aminotransferase, with protein MRYSALTQRIAGEGAAAWQIHDRALELRAEGVDVLLLSVGDPDFDTPLPIVHGAIDSLLAGDTHYADVRGRFELRRLIAERHRQRSGQRVGPDQVIVLPGAQCAVYSVAQCLLDPGDEVIVAEPMYVTYEGVFGACGAKVIAVPVRPENGFRVDPADVAARITPRTRAMLLNSPNNPSGASLPLLIWQELAALCIRHDLWLISDEVYSELLYEGEHISPASLPGMAERTATINSLSKSHAMTGWRIGWMIGPKALAEHLVNLSLSMLFGLPDFVQKAAQVALQSDLPEVTQMREEYRLRRDLVCERLYGCPGLQPIRPDGGMFVMVDVRQTGLGAQAFAERLLEGYGVSVLAGEAFGPSAAGHIRIGLVVDRVKLADACARIALCAVQLLQARSA; from the coding sequence ATGCGCTATTCAGCCTTGACCCAACGAATCGCCGGGGAGGGTGCCGCTGCCTGGCAGATTCACGACCGAGCGCTGGAACTGCGCGCCGAGGGCGTAGATGTTTTGTTGTTAAGCGTCGGCGATCCGGATTTCGATACGCCGTTGCCGATCGTCCATGGCGCGATCGATAGCCTGTTGGCCGGCGACACCCATTACGCCGATGTGCGTGGTCGGTTCGAGCTGCGCAGGCTGATTGCCGAGCGTCATCGTCAGCGCAGTGGTCAGCGTGTTGGTCCTGATCAGGTGATTGTCCTGCCCGGCGCGCAATGCGCGGTGTATTCGGTGGCGCAGTGTCTGCTCGATCCGGGCGATGAAGTGATCGTCGCCGAGCCGATGTACGTCACCTACGAAGGCGTGTTTGGCGCTTGCGGTGCCAAGGTAATTGCGGTGCCGGTGCGCCCGGAGAACGGTTTTCGTGTCGACCCCGCCGATGTCGCCGCGCGCATTACCCCGCGAACTCGCGCCATGCTGCTTAACAGCCCGAACAATCCCAGCGGCGCGAGTCTGCCCTTGCTGATCTGGCAGGAACTGGCAGCGCTGTGCATTCGCCATGACCTGTGGCTGATCAGCGATGAGGTGTACAGCGAGCTGTTATATGAAGGCGAGCACATCAGCCCGGCGAGCCTGCCGGGCATGGCCGAGCGCACCGCGACGATCAACAGTCTGTCGAAATCCCATGCGATGACCGGTTGGCGCATCGGCTGGATGATCGGCCCGAAAGCCTTGGCCGAGCATCTGGTGAATCTGTCGCTGAGCATGCTCTTCGGTCTGCCGGATTTCGTACAGAAGGCCGCACAAGTGGCGCTGCAAAGTGATCTGCCGGAAGTCACGCAGATGCGCGAGGAGTATCGCTTGCGCCGCGATCTGGTCTGCGAACGTTTGTACGGTTGCCCCGGTTTGCAGCCGATCCGCCCGGATGGCGGCATGTTCGTGATGGTCGATGTGCGCCAGACTGGGCTTGGCGCTCAGGCGTTTGCCGAGCGCTTGCTGGAAGGTTATGGCGTGTCTGTGCTGGCCGGCGAAGCGTTCGGGCCGAGCGCGGCGGGGCATATTCGCATCGGTCTGGTGGTGGATCGGGTCAAACTGGCGGATGCCTGCGCGCGGATTGCGTTGTGCGCGGTGCAGCTGTTGCAGGCGCGGAGTGCCTGA
- a CDS encoding methyl-accepting chemotaxis protein, producing the protein MSLRNLNIAPRAFLGFAFIALLVIVLGVFAVSRMTVIRQASVDMDTNQLPSVTHLSVVTENVLRMRILSFRVLVNREPASLQEAETRVAVLVDKVRKAQASYAALPAGPEEHAVFETFSTTLDNYLQAQNQMLELSRQGNLEGLRALINTRIKEGTDQMGEQLNKLIGMNTAGARAAATKAGENYDSAITGIIIVAVIAALATVLLAWLLTRSIVTPLNRAVLAAQTIANGDLSKAIEDDGKDEPARLLEALAAMQTNLRKTIEQIAGSATQLGAAAEELSAVTEEASRGLQQQNNEIEQAATAVNEMTAAVEEVARNAVSTSEASNQSTHAAREGRDQVVKTVDAIQTMTHDVQNTAQMIEGLAAQGRDIGKVLDVIRAIAEQTNLLALNAAIEAARAGEAGRGFAVVADEVRALAHRTAQSTQEIEKMVAGIQNGTGEAVSSMQQSNQRTQTTLEMARAAGVALEQITQSIHQINERNLVIASASEEQAQVSREVDRNLVNIRDLATQSAAGANQTSAATHELSRLAVDLNAMVARFVI; encoded by the coding sequence ATGTCCCTGCGTAACCTGAATATCGCGCCCCGTGCTTTCCTCGGTTTTGCCTTTATCGCCTTGCTGGTGATTGTCCTCGGCGTGTTCGCCGTCAGCCGCATGACGGTCATTCGTCAGGCGTCGGTCGACATGGACACCAACCAGTTGCCAAGCGTGACCCACCTCAGTGTGGTCACGGAAAACGTCCTGCGCATGCGCATTCTCTCGTTCCGCGTGCTGGTCAATCGCGAACCGGCCAGCCTGCAAGAGGCAGAAACCCGCGTCGCGGTGCTGGTCGACAAGGTGCGCAAAGCCCAAGCCAGCTACGCTGCGTTGCCGGCAGGCCCTGAAGAACACGCGGTTTTCGAGACATTTTCGACCACGCTCGACAACTATCTGCAAGCGCAGAACCAGATGCTTGAGCTATCGCGCCAGGGCAATCTCGAAGGGCTGCGTGCGTTGATCAACACGCGCATCAAGGAAGGCACCGATCAGATGGGCGAGCAGCTCAACAAGTTGATCGGCATGAATACCGCCGGGGCCAGAGCGGCGGCCACCAAGGCCGGTGAAAACTATGACAGCGCCATCACCGGGATCATCATCGTCGCCGTGATTGCGGCGCTGGCCACCGTGTTGCTCGCCTGGTTGCTGACCCGCAGCATCGTCACGCCGCTCAACCGCGCCGTGCTCGCCGCGCAAACCATTGCCAACGGCGACCTCAGCAAAGCTATTGAAGACGACGGCAAGGATGAACCGGCGCGCCTGCTCGAAGCCTTGGCCGCGATGCAAACCAACCTGCGCAAAACCATCGAGCAGATCGCCGGTTCCGCCACGCAATTGGGCGCCGCTGCCGAAGAACTCAGCGCTGTTACAGAAGAGGCCTCGCGCGGCCTGCAACAACAGAACAACGAAATCGAACAAGCCGCCACTGCCGTCAACGAGATGACCGCTGCGGTGGAAGAGGTGGCGCGCAATGCCGTGTCGACTTCCGAGGCTTCGAATCAGTCGACCCACGCCGCCCGCGAAGGTCGCGATCAGGTGGTGAAAACCGTCGACGCAATCCAGACCATGACTCACGACGTGCAGAACACCGCGCAGATGATCGAAGGCCTCGCCGCGCAGGGTCGTGACATCGGCAAGGTGCTGGACGTGATTCGGGCCATCGCTGAGCAGACCAACTTGCTGGCGCTCAACGCTGCGATTGAAGCCGCGCGTGCCGGCGAGGCTGGCCGTGGTTTTGCCGTGGTGGCTGACGAAGTGCGCGCCTTGGCGCATCGCACCGCGCAGTCGACCCAGGAAATCGAAAAAATGGTTGCCGGCATCCAGAACGGTACCGGAGAAGCGGTTTCGTCGATGCAGCAAAGCAATCAGCGCACCCAGACCACATTGGAAATGGCCCGCGCGGCCGGCGTGGCGCTGGAGCAGATCACGCAATCTATTCACCAGATCAACGAACGCAACCTGGTTATCGCCAGCGCTTCGGAAGAGCAGGCGCAAGTCTCCCGCGAAGTCGATCGCAACCTGGTCAACATCCGCGACCTCGCCACGCAATCGGCCGCCGGCGCCAACCAGACCAGCGCCGCGACCCACGAACTGTCGCGACTGGCGGTGGATTTGAACGCCATGGTGGCGCGTTTCGTGATTTGA
- a CDS encoding glycerate kinase, whose protein sequence is MKIVIAPDSFKDSLSAQGVAEAIALGLAQVWPQATLIKCPMADGGEGTVESILAACEGELRRTRVRGPLGAPVEAAWGWLPHNHTAIIEMAEASGLQLVPPGQRDACISSTFGTGELIRAALDAGAQRVILAIGGSATNDGGAGAMQALGLKLLDAQNQSLVPGGLALAQLARLDLSGLDPRLAEVRFDIAADVNNPLCGPHGASAIFGPQKGASPAQVDQLDQALGHFAELCAQALGKDVRDEPGSGAAGGLGFAAKAFLGAQFQAGVEVVAELVGLADAIKGADLVITGEGRFDAQTLRGKTPFGVARVAKQYAVPVIVIAGTLGEGYQELYQHGIDAAFAVTSGPMTLEQACAEAPRLLRERATDIARVWQLASA, encoded by the coding sequence ATGAAGATCGTCATCGCCCCCGACTCGTTCAAGGACAGCCTGAGTGCCCAAGGCGTTGCCGAAGCCATCGCCCTCGGACTGGCGCAGGTCTGGCCGCAGGCGACGCTGATCAAATGCCCGATGGCCGATGGCGGCGAAGGCACGGTCGAGTCGATTCTTGCAGCCTGCGAAGGTGAGTTACGCCGCACCCGCGTGCGCGGTCCACTGGGCGCGCCGGTCGAAGCCGCATGGGGCTGGCTGCCGCACAACCACACCGCGATCATCGAAATGGCCGAGGCCAGCGGTCTGCAACTGGTCCCGCCGGGACAGCGCGATGCCTGCATCAGCAGCACCTTTGGCACCGGTGAATTGATTCGTGCAGCGCTGGATGCCGGCGCGCAACGAGTGATCCTGGCGATCGGCGGCAGCGCGACCAATGACGGCGGTGCCGGGGCGATGCAGGCATTGGGTTTGAAGTTGCTGGATGCGCAGAATCAGTCGCTGGTACCCGGCGGCCTGGCCTTGGCGCAACTGGCGCGATTGGACCTGAGTGGACTTGATCCACGTCTGGCCGAGGTGCGTTTCGACATCGCCGCCGACGTCAACAATCCGCTCTGCGGCCCCCATGGCGCCTCGGCCATTTTCGGCCCGCAGAAGGGCGCATCGCCCGCGCAGGTTGACCAGCTCGATCAGGCGCTTGGGCACTTCGCCGAGCTTTGCGCGCAAGCATTGGGCAAGGACGTGCGCGATGAACCGGGCAGCGGCGCGGCGGGTGGTCTGGGGTTTGCCGCCAAGGCTTTTCTCGGCGCGCAGTTTCAGGCGGGCGTCGAGGTGGTGGCGGAACTGGTCGGGCTCGCTGACGCGATCAAAGGTGCGGATCTGGTGATTACTGGAGAAGGGCGCTTCGATGCGCAAACCCTGCGCGGCAAAACACCGTTCGGTGTCGCGCGAGTTGCCAAACAATACGCTGTGCCGGTGATCGTGATTGCCGGGACCTTGGGCGAGGGTTATCAGGAACTCTATCAACACGGCATCGACGCCGCGTTTGCTGTTACCAGCGGGCCGATGACTCTGGAACAAGCCTGCGCCGAAGCCCCGCGCCTGCTGCGTGAACGCGCCACCGATATTGCTCGGGTCTGGCAACTCGCCTCAGCCTGA
- a CDS encoding sugar diacid recognition domain-containing protein yields MFELDHDLAQDIVDRAMAILPYNVNVMDSQGLILGSGEPERINTRHEGAQLVLANGRVVEIDAQTAVHLKGVQPGINLPLLLDQRLIGVLGITGEPEQLRTYAELVRMTAEMLVGQRNQQAEQQWRRQRCDDLLALLLSEAGDSPRLIDEAQQLGLKPQLTRVPYLFELGLEHAPGQTVEALSAWLTSRYPDSWCVSSAKSSLLWCRPASQNVEHDRLLEKLDGLGWKVLRIAVGGQADGLAGLRRCYRRVGDLLAYGRDVLPNSRLLTLNRYRLPVMLWRHRNDDALDELLKPLRKVIAKDSNGQLLATLRSWCEHDGQSQACAEALGIHRNSLRYRMERIAELSGVDPLKLDGMLALYLGVQLLPQTDPLT; encoded by the coding sequence ATGTTCGAACTCGATCACGACCTTGCCCAGGACATCGTCGACCGGGCCATGGCCATTTTGCCGTACAACGTCAATGTCATGGACAGTCAGGGCCTGATCCTCGGCAGCGGTGAACCGGAGCGCATCAACACCCGGCATGAAGGTGCGCAACTGGTGTTGGCCAACGGGCGCGTGGTGGAAATCGATGCGCAGACGGCGGTGCACCTCAAAGGCGTGCAACCGGGCATCAACCTGCCGCTGTTGCTCGATCAGCGCTTGATCGGCGTGCTTGGCATCACCGGCGAGCCGGAGCAATTGCGCACCTACGCCGAGCTGGTGCGCATGACCGCCGAAATGCTCGTCGGCCAGCGCAACCAGCAGGCCGAGCAGCAATGGCGACGGCAGCGTTGCGATGATCTGCTGGCTTTGCTGCTGAGCGAGGCGGGGGATTCGCCGCGCCTGATCGATGAGGCGCAGCAGCTTGGGCTCAAGCCGCAATTGACCCGGGTGCCGTATCTGTTTGAACTGGGGCTTGAGCACGCCCCGGGGCAAACCGTCGAGGCATTGAGTGCATGGCTGACCTCGCGGTATCCCGACAGTTGGTGCGTGAGTTCGGCGAAGTCTTCGCTGTTGTGGTGTCGCCCGGCGAGCCAGAACGTCGAGCACGATCGCCTGCTGGAAAAACTCGATGGCCTCGGCTGGAAAGTTCTGCGGATCGCCGTCGGCGGGCAGGCGGATGGCCTGGCCGGGTTGCGCCGCTGTTATCGACGGGTCGGCGACTTGCTGGCGTATGGTCGTGACGTGCTGCCGAATTCGAGACTGCTGACGCTCAATCGTTATCGCTTGCCGGTCATGCTGTGGCGGCATCGCAACGATGATGCGCTGGACGAACTGCTCAAGCCGCTGCGCAAGGTCATCGCCAAGGACAGCAACGGCCAGTTGCTGGCAACGCTACGCAGTTGGTGCGAGCACGACGGGCAGAGCCAGGCCTGTGCCGAAGCGCTGGGTATCCATCGCAACAGCCTGCGCTATCGCATGGAACGGATTGCCGAGCTGAGCGGGGTTGATCCGTTGAAGCTGGACGGGATGCTGGCGTTGTACCTGGGGGTGCAGCTGTTGCCGCAGACTGATCCATTGACATGA
- a CDS encoding MFS transporter, translating to MSQSAAATQTIDDGKNAVYKRITLRLIPFIFICYLFNYLDRVNVGFAKLQMLDALKFSETVYGLGAGIFFIGYVLCGVPSNLALTRFGPRRWIALMMITWGTLSTCLLFVTTPTEFYTLRFFTGAAEAGFFPGVVLYLSQWFPTFRRGRIMALFMSAIPVSGLLGSPFSGWILNHFAAGQGGLAGWQWMFLLQGIPTVILGALAYFLLSDSFANAKWLTAHERSVLEADHAEDLAKKPKTATDSLLAVFKNPAIWAFGLIYFCIQSGVYAINFWLPSIIKNLGFSDNLVIGWLSAIPYLLAAVFMLVVGRSADLRKERRWHLVVPMLMGAVGLVIAVNFAANPAIAILGLTIATMGALTGLPMFWPVPTAMLSAGAAAGGLALINSMGQMAGFLSPYLVGWVKDSTGSTDAALYVLAAVIVGGSLLALRMTRTLRA from the coding sequence ATGTCGCAGAGCGCCGCAGCTACCCAGACCATCGACGACGGTAAAAACGCCGTCTACAAACGCATCACCCTGCGTTTGATTCCCTTCATTTTCATCTGCTACCTGTTCAACTACCTCGACCGGGTCAACGTCGGCTTCGCCAAATTGCAGATGCTCGACGCACTGAAATTCAGCGAAACCGTATATGGCCTCGGCGCCGGCATCTTCTTCATCGGTTACGTGCTGTGCGGCGTGCCGAGCAACCTCGCACTGACCCGCTTCGGTCCTCGGCGCTGGATTGCCTTGATGATGATCACCTGGGGCACGCTGTCGACCTGCCTGTTGTTCGTCACCACCCCGACCGAGTTCTACACCCTGCGCTTTTTCACCGGTGCGGCTGAGGCGGGTTTCTTCCCGGGCGTCGTGCTGTATCTCTCGCAGTGGTTCCCGACCTTCCGCCGTGGCCGGATCATGGCGTTGTTCATGTCGGCGATCCCCGTCTCCGGGCTGCTCGGCAGCCCGTTTTCCGGCTGGATCCTTAACCACTTCGCCGCCGGCCAAGGTGGCCTGGCCGGTTGGCAGTGGATGTTCCTGCTGCAAGGCATTCCGACGGTGATCCTCGGTGCGCTGGCATATTTCCTGTTGAGCGACAGCTTTGCCAACGCCAAATGGCTGACCGCCCACGAACGTTCGGTGCTCGAAGCCGACCACGCCGAAGACCTCGCCAAAAAACCGAAAACCGCCACCGACTCACTGCTTGCGGTGTTCAAGAACCCAGCGATCTGGGCCTTCGGCCTGATCTATTTCTGCATCCAGAGCGGCGTGTACGCGATCAACTTCTGGCTGCCGTCGATCATCAAGAACCTCGGCTTCAGCGACAACCTGGTGATCGGCTGGCTGAGTGCGATTCCGTATCTGCTCGCGGCGGTGTTCATGCTGGTCGTCGGGCGCTCGGCGGACTTGCGCAAGGAGCGCCGCTGGCACTTGGTGGTGCCGATGCTGATGGGCGCTGTCGGTCTGGTGATCGCAGTGAATTTCGCAGCGAATCCGGCGATTGCGATTCTCGGCCTGACCATCGCGACCATGGGCGCACTGACTGGTCTGCCGATGTTCTGGCCGGTGCCGACCGCCATGCTGAGCGCGGGCGCGGCGGCTGGTGGTCTGGCGTTGATCAATTCGATGGGGCAGATGGCCGGGTTCCTCAGCCCATATCTGGTGGGTTGGGTCAAAGACAGCACTGGCTCGACGGATGCGGCGTTGTATGTGCTGGCGGCGGTGATCGTTGGCGGGAGTCTGCTGGCGTTGCGGATGACGCGGACGTTGCGGGCTTAA
- the rarD gene encoding EamA family transporter RarD, translated as MSKGIALSVSASVLFAVMYYYTSLLTPLSGVEIFGWRMLLTVPCMTVFMLVSGEWRRVLELFRLIAARPKLIAGLLVSSALLGVQLWLFMWAPLNDYSLDVSLGYFLLPLAMVLTGRIAYGESLSYLQKIAVFFASLGVLNELYQVGGFSWATLVVVVGYPLYFVLRKYLKTDNLGGLWVDMTLMLPVAYWFVQGGEQGLAVFDQYPGLMWLIPLLGLISASALVVYIIASRLLPFSLFGLLSYVEPVLLLAVALLLGESIKSGEWLTYIPIWLAVVVLVFEGFKHLTRQRRS; from the coding sequence TTGTCTAAAGGTATCGCTCTATCGGTTTCAGCCTCGGTGCTGTTTGCCGTCATGTATTACTACACGTCGCTGCTGACGCCGCTGAGCGGCGTGGAAATCTTCGGCTGGCGCATGCTTCTGACCGTGCCGTGCATGACCGTGTTCATGCTGGTTTCCGGGGAATGGCGGCGGGTGCTGGAGCTGTTCCGATTGATCGCAGCCAGGCCGAAGCTGATCGCCGGGCTGCTGGTGTCTTCCGCGCTGCTCGGGGTTCAGCTGTGGCTGTTCATGTGGGCACCGCTCAATGACTACAGCCTGGATGTATCGCTGGGTTATTTCTTGTTGCCACTGGCGATGGTGCTGACCGGGCGGATTGCCTATGGCGAGAGCTTGTCTTACCTGCAGAAAATCGCCGTATTCTTCGCCAGCCTCGGCGTGTTGAACGAGTTGTATCAGGTGGGTGGTTTTTCCTGGGCGACGCTGGTGGTCGTGGTCGGTTATCCGCTGTACTTCGTACTGCGCAAATACCTGAAAACCGACAACCTGGGTGGCCTGTGGGTCGACATGACCCTGATGCTGCCGGTCGCTTACTGGTTTGTGCAGGGCGGCGAACAGGGCCTGGCCGTGTTCGATCAATATCCAGGACTGATGTGGCTGATTCCGCTGCTCGGCCTGATCAGTGCGTCCGCGCTGGTGGTGTACATCATCGCCAGCCGCTTGCTGCCGTTCAGTCTGTTTGGTTTGTTGAGCTATGTTGAACCGGTGTTGTTGCTTGCGGTGGCGTTGTTGTTGGGGGAAAGCATCAAGTCGGGCGAGTGGCTGACTTACATCCCGATCTGGCTGGCGGTTGTGGTGCTGGTGTTCGAGGGCTTCAAACACTTGACGCGCCAACGCCGCTCTTGA
- the hppD gene encoding 4-hydroxyphenylpyruvate dioxygenase — protein sequence MADLYENPMGLMGFEFIEFAAPTPGTLEPIFEIMGFTKVATHRSKNVHLYRQGAINLILNNEPNSVASYFAAEHGPSVCGMAFRVKDSQKAYSRALELGAQPIHIETGPMELNLPAIKGIGGAPLYLIDRFGEGSSIYDIDFVFIEGVDRNPVGAGLKIIDHLTHNVYRGRMAYWANFYEKLFNFREIRYFDIKGEYTGLTSKAMTAPDGMIRIPLNEESSKGSGQIEEFLMQFNGEGIQHVAFLTDDLIKTWDQLKKIGMRFMTAPPDTYYEMLEGRLPNHGEPVDQLQSRGILLDGASEQGDKRLLLQIFSETLMGPVFFEFIQRKGDDGFGEGNFKALFESIERDQVRRGVLTTE from the coding sequence ATGGCAGATTTATACGAAAACCCAATGGGCCTGATGGGCTTTGAGTTCATCGAGTTCGCAGCGCCGACTCCCGGCACGCTGGAGCCGATCTTCGAGATCATGGGCTTCACCAAAGTCGCGACCCACCGTTCCAAGAACGTGCACCTCTATCGTCAGGGCGCGATCAACCTGATCCTCAATAACGAACCCAACAGCGTCGCCTCGTACTTCGCCGCCGAACACGGCCCATCCGTTTGCGGCATGGCGTTTCGCGTCAAGGATTCGCAGAAAGCCTATTCCCGCGCGCTGGAGCTCGGCGCTCAGCCGATCCACATCGAAACCGGTCCGATGGAGCTTAACCTGCCGGCGATCAAAGGCATCGGCGGCGCGCCACTGTATCTGATCGACCGTTTCGGCGAAGGCAGCTCGATCTACGACATCGACTTCGTGTTTATCGAAGGTGTTGATCGCAACCCGGTTGGCGCCGGCCTGAAGATCATCGATCACCTGACCCACAACGTTTATCGCGGTCGCATGGCCTACTGGGCGAACTTCTACGAGAAGCTGTTCAACTTCCGTGAAATCCGTTACTTCGACATCAAAGGCGAGTACACCGGGCTGACTTCGAAAGCCATGACCGCACCGGATGGCATGATCCGCATCCCGCTCAACGAAGAGTCGTCCAAGGGCTCGGGGCAGATCGAAGAGTTCCTGATGCAGTTCAACGGCGAGGGCATCCAGCACGTTGCGTTCCTCACCGACGACCTGATCAAGACCTGGGATCAGCTGAAGAAAATCGGCATGCGCTTCATGACCGCGCCGCCGGATACCTACTACGAAATGCTTGAAGGTCGCCTGCCGAACCACGGCGAGCCGGTCGATCAGCTGCAATCACGCGGCATTCTGCTCGACGGTGCCTCGGAGCAGGGCGACAAGCGCCTGCTGCTGCAAATCTTCTCGGAAACCCTGATGGGGCCGGTGTTCTTCGAATTCATCCAGCGCAAGGGTGACGACGGTTTCGGCGAGGGCAACTTCAAGGCTCTGTTCGAATCGATCGAGCGTGACCAGGTGCGTCGTGGTGTGTTGACCACCGAGTAA